The following coding sequences are from one Rhipicephalus microplus isolate Deutch F79 chromosome 3, USDA_Rmic, whole genome shotgun sequence window:
- the LOC119186181 gene encoding uncharacterized protein LOC119186181, translating to MIGAQAFLFLAVATNAFATALAEYRVGYGLPQGAFYSAPATSSVVSAPVAYPIGSTVATYHAAPTVTAYHASPGVTTYQAGPAIATYHTAPALATTAYKTAAVVSPGHSTVTTYHTTPTVTAAVAPVPSYTTYKTTPAVTRYIQSAPVVAAPTYTKVTKLATPAITAVASGPTYSTYQATPVITRQHHTAPFVSSVVHAIPAVTSGYTKVYHAAPSVATYRAAPAVTRVYQRNPEVAAAPAVTTAVHSVPAFTSRVTKVYQSDPAVATTVHAIPVVATGFAKVYQAAPAIATYRTTPPVTRVYQSAPIVAAAPAVATAVHDVPATVSTKVSTYQTAPAVTRYFQNSPLISATPSVATTIHGVPALTNYASYRTAPAFTRVYQGAPTVLATAPAATLTAVHGAPTVTAVRTAPAIATAVHAIPATVATKVSTYQTAPAISRYFQSSPVLAATPAVATTIHGVPALTSYAAYRTAPAITRVYHTAPTLVAAAPAATLTAVHAAPTVTAVHTAPAVTAVHTTPVASAHVGTAVSRVTKVDPYHVSEQHTVHTSPVATALAHTPFSTASHVPAFGYGVGPLRYTHGLPVYGHNYGYGLDAVGYVAKLHKKK from the exons ATGATTGGA GCTCAAGCTTTCTTGTTTTTGGCCGTGGCCACTAACGCCTTCGCCACCGCGCTAGCAGAGTACCGAGTGGGATACGGTTTGCCACAAGGAGCATTCTACTCGGCGCCCGCCACTTCGTCCGTAGTATCCGCGCCCGTGGCATACCCCATTGGTTCAACGGTAGCGACGTATCACGCCGCTCCAACAGTAACCGCGTACCATGCTTCTCCAGGCGTCACGACATATCAAGCTGGTCCAGCCATTGCAACGTACCACACTGCTCCAGCACTCGCAACAACGGCCTACAAGACGGCCGCAGTCGTTTCACCAGGTCACTCTACCGTAACCACCTACCACACTACTCCCACTGTGACCGCCGCCGTAGCTCCTGTGCCTTCGTACACCACCTACAAGACCACTCCTGCAGTCACCCGCTACATCCAGTCCGCTCCCGTGGTGGCTGCTCCCACTTACACTAAGGTTACTAAGCTGGCAACTCCAGCCATCACTGCCGTGGCGTCCGGCCCAACCTACTCCACCTACCAGGCCACCCCTGTCATCACCCGCCAGCACCACACCGCTCCCTTCGTCTCGTCCGTGGTCCACGCCATTCCAGCAGTGACCTCTGGATACACCAAGGTCTACCACGCCGCCCCTTCCGTCGCTACCTACCGTGCCGCTCCGGCAGTGACCCGCGTGTACCAGAGAAATCCAGAGGTCGCCGCCGCTCCGGCCGTCACCACTGCCGTCCACTCCGTGCCAGCTTTCACGTCAAGAGTGACCAAGGTCTACCAGTCTGATCCGGCTGTCGCCACCACTGTTCACGCCATACCCGTTGTCGCTACCGGATTCGCGAAGGTGTACCAGGCTGCTCCTGCCATCGCCACCTACCGCACCACTCCGCCTGTCACCCGTGTTTACCAGAGTGCTCCCATTGTCGCTGCGGCTCCAGCTGTCGCCACTGCGGTCCATGATGTTCCAGCGACTGTCTCCACCAAAGTCTCGACATACCAGACCGCTCCCGCCGTCACACGCTACTTTCAAAACAGCCCACTAATTTCTGCAACCCCATCCGTTGCTACCACCATCCACGGTGTCCCAGCACTGACCAACTACGCCAGCTATCGCACCGCACCTGCCTTCACCCGCGTATACCAGGGTGCCCCAACAGTTCTAGCCACTGCTCCGGCTGCTACTCTTACCGCTGTCCACGGTGCTCCCACCGTGACCGCCGTCCGCACTGCCCCTGCCATCGCCACCGCAGTCCATGCTATCCCAGCGACTGTGGCCACTAAGGTCTCCACCTACCAGACCGCTCCTGCCATCTCGCGGTACTTTCAGAGTAGCCCTGTCTTGGCAGCTACCCCTGCCGTCGCCACCACCATCCACGGCGTGCCTGCGCTGACCAGCTATGCCGCCTACCGCACCGCACCGGCCATCACTAGAGTGTACCATACGGCTCCAACTTTAGTGGCTGCTGCTCCAGCTGCCACTCTTACCGCTGTCCACGCAGCACCCACTGTGACCGCTGTGCACACTGCCCCTGCCGTGACGGCTGTCCACACCACCCCTGTGGCAAGTGCGCATGTTGGCACTGCTGTATCCAGAGTGACCAAGGTCGACCCCTACCACGTAAGCGAGCAGCACACCGTCCACACTAGCCCCGTGGCTACCGCTTTGGCCCACACTCCCTTCTCGACCGCTTCTCATGTCCCAGCTTTCGGTTACGGAGTCGGACCTCTCAGATACACCCACGGCTTGCCAGTCTATGGTCACAACTACGGATATGGACTCGACGCTGTCGGCTACGTCGCCAAGCTGCACAAGAAGAAGT AG